The genomic segment ACCGCCGGAATCGGCCAACCGGCGCCCGATGATGGCGCCCAGGGCGATCAGCACACCCACGCCGACGACGGTGGAACCGACGCCGGTGGTGAAACTCGTCGTGATGCCCTTCAGTGGCAGCCCGGCAAGGGCACCGACCAAAAGGGAACCGATGATCAGGCTGAGGAAGGGGTGCAGCTTGAACTTGGTGATCAGTAGCACGAGGACGGTGATGCCAACCAGGGCGGCGGCGATCAACTGGCCGCCGGGGGCGGTTTGGAGAAGGGTGAGCATCGTTGGTACTGCAGTGTCTGTGGCGAAGGTGTCGGGTGGTTCGGGGTCAGTTCTGGGGCTGGCCGAGGGCGGTCAGCGCGTCGGCGACGAGACTGTCGACGGGTGCGCAGAAGTCGAGGGTGACCCCGCGCTCGTCGGCCTGCAGCGATTCGAGGGTGGCGTACTGCGAATCGACCAGGCTGGCGGGCATGAAGTGCCCGGGGCGGCTGGCGACGCGACGGGCGGCCTCCGGCTTGGGTCCGGCCAGGTGCAGCATCACGACGTCGGGTGCCTGGCTGCGCAGGAGGTCTCGATGACTCCGCTTGAGCGCCGAGCAGGCCACCACTGCCCCATCCTGGTCGCGTTCCGCGAGCCAGCTGCTGATTCGTTCCAGCCAGGGCTTGCGGTCGTCGTCGTCCAGGGGGTGGCCGGCGGCCATCTTCGCGACGGCCTGTTCGGAGTGGAAGGCATCTCCGTCCCGGAAGGGCACGCCCAGGTGAGCGGCGACGGCCTCACCGATGGTGGTCTTGCCGCAACCGGCGACTCCCATCACCACGACCAGGGGCAATGCGTCAGTCATTGTCGTCTTCTTCCTCGAAGGCACGGACCTCGGTGTCCGTCCCCCAGAGTGTGCGCCTCTAAATAGTATTTTGCAACATCCACTAGCTCCCAAGTACCACTTGGAGCTAGGCTGGCGGCATGGCATCGGCGCTCACCCTTCGAGTCCTGGACGAGCTGGGACGCAGCATCGTTGCTGGTCAGATCCCTGCCGGCAGCATCTGGTTGCTGGACGACCTCGTCACACGCCACGGTGTCTCCCGCACGGCCGTGCGTGACGCGATCAAGGTGCTGGAGGCGCAGG from the Luteococcus japonicus genome contains:
- a CDS encoding gluconokinase, with protein sequence MTDALPLVVVMGVAGCGKTTIGEAVAAHLGVPFRDGDAFHSEQAVAKMAAGHPLDDDDRKPWLERISSWLAERDQDGAVVACSALKRSHRDLLRSQAPDVVMLHLAGPKPEAARRVASRPGHFMPASLVDSQYATLESLQADERGVTLDFCAPVDSLVADALTALGQPQN